TACATCGGCAAGTCACTCCAAAAAGCCGGACTGAACGTGCGGCATTTGGGGCCTTTTCGCGCCCCGGGCCATTGGTGGCGGCATTGCAAGTATCATTTCTACCGCCATTTCCTGGGCCAAACGTACCTGGCGCTTTATGACTTGAAACGGGCCAGGGCCTTGGGACGGGCTGTCTCTGCCGCCGTAGCCCAAACGCAGGCGCAGGTGGTGCTAGGCTCCTTTGGCGACCACCTGGCCTATTTGGACACCCACCTGCCGCTGGTGGTGTGGACTGATGGCACTTTCATCCGCCTGCGGGGTTTTTATCCGGATTACCAAAATCTCTGCGCCGCCACCCTCCGGGCCGGCGAATGGATTGACCGTACCGTCTTCCAACGCTGCCGCCTGGCCGTCTTTTCCTCGGACTGGGCGGCGGAGAGCGCGCTGCGGCATTACCACTTGAACCCCGAAAGGGTGCATGTGATTCCCTTCGGCGCCAACCTCGAATGCTCCCGGACGCTGGCCGACATCGAGGAACTCATCGCCGCCCGCCCGGAGTCCCCCTGCCGCCTGCTTTTTGTGGGGCGCATCTGGGAGCGGAAAGGTGGCGACCTGGCCATGGCCGTGGCCAGCCGCTTGAATGCCATGGGCCTGCCCACCGAGTTGACGCTGGTGGGCAGCCGCCCGCCTCAGGCGCATGACTTGCCACCGTACATCAAGGAAGCGGGATTCCTGGATAAAAGCACAGCGGAAGGGCGGGCCAGATTGGAGCGGCTGTTTGGGGAATCGCATTTCCTGCTGCTGCCCACGCGCGCCGAGGCCTACGGCATCGTGTTTTGTGAGGCGGCCTCCTTTGGCCTGCCGAGCATGGCCACCGCGGTGGGCGGCGTGCCCTCAATCATCCGGGAGGGATTAAACGGCCACACCTTTCCGCCCAGCGCCGGGCCGGACGAGTATGCTGGTCAAATTGAGCGCCTGATGCGCCGTTACCACGAGTATCGCAGGCTGGCGCGCAATTCGTTTCTGGAGTACCAGCGCCGGCTCAATTGGCCCACCGCCGCGCAACGCATGCGC
This is a stretch of genomic DNA from Fontisphaera persica. It encodes these proteins:
- a CDS encoding glycosyltransferase family 4 protein, translating into MDSSSQLTVAYVAGCAPDDVRHWSGTAHYIGKSLQKAGLNVRHLGPFRAPGHWWRHCKYHFYRHFLGQTYLALYDLKRARALGRAVSAAVAQTQAQVVLGSFGDHLAYLDTHLPLVVWTDGTFIRLRGFYPDYQNLCAATLRAGEWIDRTVFQRCRLAVFSSDWAAESALRHYHLNPERVHVIPFGANLECSRTLADIEELIAARPESPCRLLFVGRIWERKGGDLAMAVASRLNAMGLPTELTLVGSRPPQAHDLPPYIKEAGFLDKSTAEGRARLERLFGESHFLLLPTRAEAYGIVFCEAASFGLPSMATAVGGVPSIIREGLNGHTFPPSAGPDEYAGQIERLMRRYHEYRRLARNSFLEYQRRLNWPTAAQRMRALLEKITGQG